One part of the Bacillus alveayuensis genome encodes these proteins:
- a CDS encoding NTE family protein (product_source=KO:K07001; cog=COG1752; ko=KO:K07001; pfam=PF01734; superfamily=52151), with translation MKVGLALGGGAVRGLAHIGVLKVLKKYEIPIDFIAGTSMGGAIGGLVAAGIDIEEIEEFVLNTPSYRFLDIGIQKRGILAGNKIYANLIQFLEQKGLGDIRIEDMKIPFRAVSVDLIKGNVFVFEEGSLSLAIRATTSVPGIFSPVHYQDKVLVDGGILNNLPADLLHMAGMDVVMAVDVEREHEEQEPRSIFEVMYRSFTIMMTRQRRANLKYADIVFRPEVGHVLAFDTSKIRECIEAGEQEARHKIDEVLSLLK, from the coding sequence ATGAAAGTAGGATTAGCATTAGGTGGAGGAGCGGTGCGCGGATTAGCCCACATTGGTGTGTTAAAAGTTTTAAAAAAATATGAAATACCGATTGATTTTATTGCAGGCACTAGCATGGGCGGTGCCATTGGGGGATTAGTTGCCGCTGGTATTGACATCGAGGAAATCGAAGAGTTTGTATTGAACACCCCGTCTTACCGATTCTTAGATATTGGCATTCAAAAACGTGGGATTTTAGCTGGAAACAAAATATACGCTAACTTGATTCAATTTTTAGAACAAAAAGGTCTTGGTGATATTCGAATTGAGGACATGAAAATTCCTTTTCGAGCGGTATCGGTAGATTTAATTAAAGGAAACGTTTTCGTTTTTGAAGAAGGGAGCCTTAGCTTGGCCATTCGGGCCACCACATCGGTTCCAGGTATTTTTTCTCCCGTTCATTATCAAGACAAAGTATTGGTTGACGGAGGGATTTTGAATAATCTCCCAGCAGATTTGCTTCACATGGCGGGTATGGATGTAGTGATGGCCGTGGATGTAGAAAGAGAACATGAAGAACAAGAGCCCCGCAGTATTTTTGAAGTGATGTACCGTTCTTTCACGATCATGATGACTAGACAGAGACGTGCTAATCTTAAGTATGCAGATATAGTTTTTCGTCCGGAAGTAGGACATGTTTTAGCGTTCGACACAAGCAAAATACGTGAGTGCATTGAAGCGGGTGAACAGGAAGCTCGACACAAGATTGATGAAGTGCTATCATTACTAAAATAA
- a CDS encoding hypothetical protein (product_source=Hypo-rule applied; transmembrane_helix_parts=Inside_1_4,TMhelix_5_22,Outside_23_31) — MKTALILGVCLAFLTAIFTAGYNDKPGVKKK, encoded by the coding sequence ATGAAAACTGCTCTTATTCTAGGAGTATGTCTTGCATTTTTAACCGCTATTTTCACAGCAGGATATAACGATAAGCCAGGTGTAAAAAAGAAGTAA
- a CDS encoding epoxyqueuosine reductase (product_source=KO:K18979; cath_funfam=3.30.70.20; cog=COG1600; ko=KO:K18979; pfam=PF08331,PF13484,PF13646; smart=SM00567; superfamily=54862; tigrfam=TIGR00276) translates to MDVKKLKQDIITYSQEIGIDKIGFASADPFETLKQRLIRQQKLGYQSGFEEPDIEKRTNPSLLLPEAKSIIAIALAYPSKMKNAPRSTKDERRGLFCRASWGRDYHHILRERLHQLEEFLLNKVPEAKVKSMVDTGELADRAVAERAGIGWSGKNCAIITPEFGSYVYLGEMITNIPFPPDTPIEDQCGTCNKCVEACPTGALVQGGQLDSNKCIAFLTQTKGFLRDEYRTKIGNRLYGCDTCQLVCPENKGKDFHLHLEMEPDPEIAKPKLRPLLAISNREFKEKFGHVAGSWRGKKPIQRNAIIALAHYKDRTALPDLIMIMHKDPRPVIRGTAAWAIGKIGDRSALVELEKAKETEKNEEVLGEILKGIQLLKE, encoded by the coding sequence ATGGATGTCAAAAAGCTAAAGCAGGACATCATAACGTATAGTCAGGAAATCGGAATTGATAAGATTGGCTTTGCTAGTGCAGATCCTTTTGAAACATTAAAACAACGTCTAATTAGGCAGCAGAAGCTTGGATACCAATCAGGATTTGAAGAACCGGACATTGAAAAAAGAACGAATCCATCTTTATTGCTTCCAGAAGCAAAGTCGATTATAGCAATCGCTTTAGCCTATCCGTCAAAAATGAAAAATGCACCGAGAAGCACCAAAGATGAGCGAAGAGGGTTGTTTTGTCGTGCCTCTTGGGGAAGGGATTACCATCATATTTTGCGAGAAAGGCTGCATCAATTGGAGGAATTTTTATTAAATAAAGTCCCAGAGGCAAAAGTTAAATCGATGGTCGATACAGGAGAATTAGCTGACCGTGCTGTCGCTGAACGTGCCGGTATTGGATGGAGCGGAAAAAATTGTGCCATTATCACACCAGAATTTGGATCTTATGTTTATTTAGGCGAAATGATAACGAATATTCCATTTCCTCCTGATACTCCGATTGAAGATCAATGCGGGACGTGTAATAAATGTGTGGAAGCTTGTCCAACTGGAGCGCTCGTACAAGGCGGGCAGCTTGACTCCAATAAATGCATTGCCTTTTTAACACAAACAAAAGGATTTTTGCGAGATGAATATAGGACAAAAATTGGCAATAGACTGTATGGTTGTGATACTTGCCAGCTTGTTTGTCCTGAAAATAAAGGAAAGGACTTCCATCTTCATCTGGAAATGGAGCCAGACCCTGAAATCGCTAAACCAAAGCTCAGGCCATTATTAGCGATAAGTAATCGAGAGTTTAAAGAAAAGTTTGGACATGTGGCTGGTTCGTGGCGAGGTAAAAAGCCGATTCAACGAAATGCCATTATTGCTTTAGCACATTATAAAGATCGAACAGCTCTTCCAGACTTGATAATGATTATGCACAAAGATCCACGCCCAGTTATCCGCGGGACCGCTGCATGGGCAATCGGAAAAATTGGGGACCGGAGTGCACTCGTGGAACTAGAAAAAGCAAAGGAAACCGAAAAGAACGAAGAAGTGCTAGGTGAAATTCTTAAAGGGATTCAATTGTTAAAAGAATGA
- a CDS encoding ubiquinone biosynthesis protein (product_source=KO:K03688; ko=KO:K03688) translates to MVGKRMHHINRYREIASVLLRNGFGMVVEEFGFAQFLSFPQRLFFETKDKDSKTTGERVKNSLQQ, encoded by the coding sequence ATGGTTGGAAAAAGGATGCATCATATCAATCGTTATCGTGAAATTGCAAGCGTTTTACTTCGCAATGGATTTGGCATGGTAGTTGAAGAATTTGGTTTTGCTCAATTTCTTTCTTTCCCTCAGCGGTTGTTTTTTGAAACAAAAGACAAGGACTCTAAAACGACTGGTGAACGGGTCAAGAATTCTTTGCAGCAGTAG
- a CDS encoding serine protein kinase (product_source=KO:K07180; cath_funfam=2.30.29.30; cog=COG2766; ko=KO:K07180; pfam=PF06798,PF08298; smart=SM00763; superfamily=47459,52540), producing the protein MDILKKIEKYREDEERLKWEGTFAEYLEILKEKPWIAQSAHSRVYNMIKDAGIEEVNGRKRYKFFDQELFGLDEALERLVEEYFHPAAKRLDVRKRILLLMGPVSGGKSTLVTMLKRGLEQYSKTDRGAVYAIKGCPMHEDPLHLIPHHLRDDFYKEYGIRVEGNLSPLNMMRLEKEYGGRIEDVMIERIFFSEDKRVGIGTFSPSDPKSQDIADLTGSIDFSTIAEYGSESDPRAYRFDGELNKANRGIMEFQEMLKCDEKFLWHLLSLTQEGNFKAGRFALISADELIVAHTNETEYRSFISNKKNEALHSRIIVMPIPYNLKVSEEERIYEKMIKESDVADVHIAPHTLKVAAMFTILTRLKEPKRSDIDLVKKMRLYDGENVEGFNSVDVEELKKEYPDEGMSGIDPRYVINRISSTIIRKDVPSINALDVLRSLKEGLDQHPSISNEDRERYLNFISVARKEYDEIAKKEVQKAFVYSYEESAKTLMDNYLDNVEAYCNKNKIRDPLTGEEMNPDEKLMRSIEEQIGISENAKKAFREEILIRISAYARKGKRFDYNSHERLREAIQKKLFADLKDVVKITTSTKTPDEQQLKKINEVVARLIDEYGYNSTSANELLRYVGSLLNR; encoded by the coding sequence ATGGATATTTTAAAAAAGATTGAAAAGTATAGAGAAGATGAAGAACGATTAAAGTGGGAAGGTACCTTCGCTGAATATTTGGAGATTTTAAAAGAAAAGCCTTGGATTGCTCAATCCGCTCACTCTCGCGTTTACAATATGATTAAGGATGCTGGCATTGAAGAGGTGAATGGAAGGAAACGTTATAAGTTTTTTGATCAAGAATTATTTGGGCTTGATGAAGCGCTTGAACGTTTAGTGGAAGAATATTTTCATCCTGCTGCCAAACGTCTCGATGTCAGAAAGCGGATCCTTTTATTGATGGGACCTGTAAGCGGTGGTAAGTCGACATTAGTGACCATGTTAAAACGTGGATTAGAACAATATTCAAAAACGGATCGTGGGGCTGTATATGCCATTAAAGGTTGCCCAATGCATGAAGATCCACTACATTTAATCCCGCACCATCTTCGCGATGATTTTTACAAAGAATATGGGATTAGAGTGGAAGGAAATTTATCTCCGTTAAATATGATGCGGCTAGAAAAAGAGTATGGTGGACGTATTGAAGATGTGATGATAGAACGGATCTTCTTTTCAGAAGATAAGCGGGTCGGAATCGGTACGTTTAGTCCGTCTGACCCTAAATCACAAGACATCGCAGATTTAACCGGAAGCATTGACTTTTCAACGATAGCTGAATATGGTTCTGAATCAGATCCAAGAGCCTATCGGTTTGATGGGGAGTTAAATAAAGCGAACCGCGGAATCATGGAGTTTCAAGAAATGTTGAAGTGTGACGAAAAGTTTTTATGGCATCTCTTATCTTTAACACAAGAAGGAAACTTTAAAGCAGGAAGATTTGCTCTTATTTCTGCTGATGAGCTAATTGTCGCCCATACAAATGAAACCGAATATCGCTCGTTTATTTCAAATAAGAAAAATGAGGCATTACACTCAAGAATTATTGTCATGCCAATTCCGTATAACTTGAAGGTGTCAGAAGAAGAAAGAATTTATGAAAAAATGATTAAGGAAAGCGACGTAGCCGATGTCCATATTGCTCCACATACGTTAAAGGTTGCGGCGATGTTTACGATCTTAACCCGTTTAAAAGAACCGAAACGCAGCGATATCGATTTAGTTAAGAAAATGCGTTTATATGATGGGGAAAATGTTGAAGGGTTTAACTCGGTTGACGTTGAGGAGTTGAAAAAAGAGTATCCAGATGAAGGAATGAGTGGTATTGACCCGCGTTATGTTATTAACCGTATCTCTTCAACGATTATTCGTAAAGATGTACCATCCATTAATGCGCTAGATGTCCTCCGTTCTTTAAAAGAGGGGTTAGATCAACATCCGTCTATTTCAAATGAAGATCGTGAGCGATATTTAAACTTTATCTCCGTTGCTCGCAAGGAATATGATGAAATTGCGAAAAAAGAAGTACAAAAAGCCTTTGTGTACTCGTATGAAGAATCAGCAAAAACTCTTATGGATAATTATTTAGATAATGTAGAAGCTTATTGTAATAAAAACAAAATTCGTGACCCGTTAACAGGCGAAGAAATGAATCCAGATGAAAAACTCATGCGTTCGATTGAAGAACAGATTGGCATATCTGAAAATGCGAAAAAAGCATTCCGTGAAGAAATATTAATTCGCATTTCTGCTTATGCCCGGAAAGGAAAGCGATTTGATTATAACTCACATGAGCGTCTCCGTGAAGCGATTCAGAAAAAGCTGTTCGCTGATTTAAAAGATGTCGTCAAAATTACAACATCAACAAAAACCCCAGACGAACAGCAATTAAAGAAAATCAATGAAGTTGTAGCGAGATTAATTGATGAATACGGCTACAACTCAACATCAGCGAATGAGCTGCTTCGATATGTTGGAAGCTTACTGAACCGCTAG
- a CDS encoding tRNA (cytidine/uridine-2'-O-)-methyltransferase (product_source=KO:K03216; cath_funfam=3.40.1280.10; cog=COG0219; ko=KO:K03216; pfam=PF00588; superfamily=75217; tigrfam=TIGR00185): MALHVVLYQPEIPANTGNIARTCAATNTTLHLIRPLGFSTDDKMLRRAGLDYWQYVNVIYYDSLDELFEKNQHGEFYFITKFGKRTHTSYDYSDPNKDYYFVFGRETNGLPDEIIEQNMDRCLRLPMTENVRSLNLSNTAAILVYEALRQQNYPGLA, encoded by the coding sequence TTGGCTTTACATGTCGTATTATATCAGCCAGAAATTCCTGCTAATACCGGAAATATTGCTCGTACTTGTGCGGCAACCAATACTACATTACATTTAATAAGACCATTAGGATTTTCAACAGATGATAAAATGCTGCGTCGTGCAGGTTTAGATTATTGGCAATATGTGAATGTCATCTATTACGATTCTTTAGATGAATTGTTTGAAAAAAATCAACATGGCGAGTTTTACTTTATTACGAAATTCGGAAAAAGAACGCATACGAGCTACGACTATAGCGACCCAAATAAAGATTATTACTTTGTGTTCGGTCGTGAAACTAATGGCCTCCCAGATGAGATCATTGAACAAAATATGGATCGCTGCTTACGTCTCCCAATGACGGAAAATGTTCGGTCATTAAATTTATCGAATACGGCTGCGATTTTAGTTTATGAAGCGCTCAGGCAACAAAATTATCCTGGATTAGCATAG
- a CDS encoding DNA/RNA-binding domain of Phe-tRNA-synthetase-like protein (product_source=COG3382; cath_funfam=3.50.40.10; cog=COG3382; pfam=PF03483; superfamily=56037), producing the protein MEVLIEDQVKNTIPQFKLGVIHYSGIHVTESPQMLKGRLRLFQEKIFFDLENKKVADLDGIKEWREIFKAVGTDPNRYRPSNEALFRRIQKQQYLHPVHSAVDLNNFFSLQYEIPFGIYDKEKIVGNITLKIGDEKDYYAAINGRDVNMKNKLLTADDLGAFGSPYVDSKRTAVQVSTQNAIHFIYLRPSMKNSEAEKMLSSIAEMFTQIHGGEANYELIS; encoded by the coding sequence ATGGAAGTTTTGATTGAAGACCAAGTTAAAAATACGATTCCACAATTTAAACTCGGTGTAATCCACTATTCGGGAATACATGTTACGGAATCTCCACAAATGTTAAAAGGAAGACTTCGCCTATTTCAAGAAAAAATCTTTTTCGATTTAGAAAATAAAAAAGTGGCAGACCTTGATGGAATTAAAGAATGGCGCGAAATTTTCAAGGCTGTCGGAACCGATCCAAACCGATATCGCCCGTCAAATGAAGCATTATTTCGCCGTATTCAAAAACAACAATATCTACATCCTGTTCACTCAGCTGTTGATTTAAACAACTTTTTCTCTCTACAATACGAAATCCCTTTTGGAATCTATGATAAAGAAAAAATTGTCGGAAATATCACATTAAAAATTGGTGATGAAAAAGATTATTATGCTGCTATTAACGGTCGAGATGTGAATATGAAAAATAAACTGTTAACTGCTGATGACTTAGGAGCATTTGGAAGCCCATATGTTGACTCTAAGCGTACAGCCGTACAAGTTTCAACACAAAATGCTATTCATTTTATTTATTTACGCCCTTCTATGAAAAACAGTGAAGCAGAAAAAATGCTTTCATCTATAGCGGAAATGTTTACGCAAATTCACGGAGGAGAAGCAAATTATGAACTCATTTCATAA
- a CDS encoding uncharacterized protein YbjQ (UPF0145 family) (product_source=COG0393; cog=COG0393; pfam=PF01906; superfamily=117782), whose amino-acid sequence MIVSTTPTLQGKTVERYLGIVSGEAIMGANVVRDFLASVTDVIGGRSSSYENKLAEGREIALREMQEKAQRLGANAIVGVDLDFETLRDGMMMCIATGTAVYVKEE is encoded by the coding sequence ATGATTGTTTCAACAACACCCACATTACAAGGAAAGACAGTAGAACGTTACTTAGGAATAGTTTCTGGAGAAGCGATTATGGGGGCTAATGTTGTCCGTGATTTTCTTGCTTCCGTAACTGATGTGATCGGCGGCAGAAGTTCTTCCTATGAAAATAAGCTAGCGGAAGGTCGCGAAATTGCGTTACGTGAAATGCAGGAGAAAGCACAACGTCTTGGAGCAAATGCTATTGTTGGCGTCGATTTAGACTTTGAAACATTACGTGATGGAATGATGATGTGTATTGCGACCGGTACAGCTGTATATGTAAAAGAGGAGTAA
- a CDS encoding hypothetical protein (product_source=Hypo-rule applied; pfam=PF12671; superfamily=54001), with the protein MMNVEAIHQQINEGLQYLVSKSRRHPSNLHNLEWLEKKKVLAEKRKAEIVKATANIKWPKNGGKVNGPTHYLCHYRFVYKQGDFFYIEEYGENRIAEFSASGHLIKDEAIPKNFTISNQDDREYKETMDLKSSSISFQYDRLAAIQYAERWWNEYNPKFKNFEVNCTNFVSQCLFAGGAPMRGYPKRTVGWWMKNNDWSFSWTVAHSIMVYLSNSKIGLRAEEVFSPEKLVPGDVICYDFQGDGRFDHTTFVVAKDNENMPLVNANTHNCRKRYWSYEDSTAYTPNIKYKFFHIMDDKSLK; encoded by the coding sequence TTGATGAATGTTGAGGCAATACATCAACAGATTAACGAAGGTCTCCAATATTTAGTAAGTAAATCACGCCGTCATCCTTCAAACCTCCATAATCTAGAGTGGTTGGAAAAGAAAAAAGTTCTTGCTGAAAAACGAAAGGCTGAAATCGTAAAAGCGACGGCAAACATTAAATGGCCGAAAAACGGTGGGAAAGTTAATGGTCCGACTCATTACTTATGCCATTATCGTTTCGTTTATAAACAAGGAGATTTTTTCTATATTGAAGAATACGGGGAAAATCGTATAGCTGAATTCTCCGCTTCTGGTCATCTGATCAAAGATGAAGCAATTCCGAAAAATTTTACCATCTCAAATCAAGATGACCGTGAATACAAAGAAACTATGGACTTGAAATCATCAAGCATTTCATTTCAGTATGATCGATTAGCAGCGATTCAATATGCCGAGCGGTGGTGGAACGAGTATAATCCAAAGTTTAAAAATTTTGAAGTGAATTGTACGAATTTTGTTTCGCAATGCTTGTTTGCTGGAGGCGCTCCAATGCGAGGTTATCCGAAGCGAACGGTTGGATGGTGGATGAAAAATAATGATTGGAGTTTTAGCTGGACAGTAGCTCATTCTATAATGGTTTATTTATCAAACTCTAAAATAGGATTAAGAGCGGAAGAAGTTTTTTCTCCTGAAAAGCTTGTACCTGGTGATGTCATTTGCTATGATTTTCAAGGAGATGGTCGCTTTGACCATACAACATTTGTTGTGGCAAAGGATAACGAAAACATGCCTTTAGTTAACGCCAATACGCATAATTGTCGTAAACGATATTGGTCTTATGAAGATTCTACAGCCTATACACCAAATATCAAATATAAATTTTTTCATATCATGGATGACAAATCGTTAAAATAA
- a CDS encoding GntR family transcriptional repressor for pyruvate dehydrogenase complex (product_source=KO:K05799; cath_funfam=1.10.10.10,1.20.120.530; cog=COG2186; ko=KO:K05799; pfam=PF00392,PF07729; smart=SM00345,SM00895; superfamily=46785,48008) yields MEIKITRRKISEQVLDQLIAMIKDGKFPVNEPLPSENQLAEMFGVSRAPVREALSVLSASGIIESRQGGRSYVKEMNLSDMYEPLTFEVISIKQILELLEMRVIIEANAAGLAAKRRTNEELKHIEKTLSLLSRTVEDNHIVGDQADVQFHKEIMKASHNSFLIQVMENIDDLYRKSIAYSLKKNVGIIEKRQQVYHEHKKIYEAIRDQNADEASNAMKEHLQNAMKKLKALEQKNM; encoded by the coding sequence ATGGAAATAAAAATTACACGAAGAAAAATATCTGAACAAGTACTTGATCAATTAATAGCAATGATCAAAGATGGAAAATTTCCTGTAAATGAACCTCTGCCTTCTGAAAATCAGCTTGCGGAAATGTTTGGTGTAAGCAGGGCACCTGTTCGGGAAGCCTTAAGCGTCCTGTCAGCTAGCGGTATTATCGAATCACGTCAAGGTGGACGAAGCTACGTAAAAGAAATGAATCTTTCGGATATGTACGAGCCGCTGACGTTCGAAGTCATATCAATTAAACAAATTCTTGAACTGCTTGAAATGCGCGTCATTATCGAAGCAAACGCAGCAGGATTAGCTGCAAAACGTCGAACAAATGAAGAACTTAAGCATATTGAAAAAACACTCTCTCTCTTGTCCAGAACAGTAGAAGACAATCATATTGTTGGCGATCAAGCAGATGTTCAGTTTCATAAAGAAATCATGAAAGCCTCTCATAACTCTTTTTTAATTCAGGTAATGGAAAATATTGATGACTTATACCGCAAATCTATCGCCTATTCATTGAAAAAAAATGTTGGCATCATTGAAAAGAGACAGCAAGTATATCATGAACATAAAAAAATATATGAAGCCATTCGAGATCAAAATGCAGATGAAGCTTCAAACGCAATGAAAGAACACTTACAAAATGCAATGAAAAAATTGAAAGCACTTGAACAAAAGAATATGTAG